The DNA segment ATGCCGATCCACATCGCCGAGGACCCGCTCGACTCCGTCGCGCTCGGTTCCGGCAAGTGCGTCGAGGAGTTCGAGGCGCTCCAGCAGGTCCTCGACTCCCAGCCGCGCAGGTAGCACGGCCCGGGTCCCGGTCCGCGCCGCGGCCGTCGAACGGCGTCCGCGGCGCCCGGGAACCCCGGCGCCGGCGGCCGGGTCCGCCCGGCCGCTGGTATACAGGCACAACACCCCGACAGACACGGTGCGCTGACGCTCCATCACCCGGGCACCGTCACACAGGCACAACAACTCCCGAACGAGACCGGCGGGGCCCGCAGCCGGCCGGTCCTACGAGGAAGGACACGGCCGCCGCACGTGAGGGACACACGAGAGAGCCGGCTGCTGCTGGTGCTGCTGGTCGCGATCGCGTTCGCGCTGATCACGGTCGATATCCGCGGCGGCGAACAGTCCCCGCTCGACGGTGCCCGGCAGGTCGCCGCCTCCGCCTTCGGCCCCGTCGAGAGCGGCGTCGCCCGCGTCGTCAATCCGGTCGGCAACGCCATCGGCGCCGTGCGGGACTCCGGCAGCCGGCACGACCGGATCACCAGGCTGGAGCACCAGAACGAGGCGCTGAAGGCCAAGCTCGGCTCCTCCGACCGCAACCGCAGCCGTGCCGCCCAGCTGGACAAGATCCTCAAGATCGCCGGCACCGGCCAGTACGGCATCAAGGGCGCCCAGGTCATCGCCATCGGCTCGGCCCAGGGCTTCTCCTGGACCATCACCATCGACGCCGGCCGCCGCGACGGCATCGCCCGCGACATGACCGTGCTCAACGGCGACGGTCTGGTCGGCCGGGTCACCACCGTCGGCGCCGACACCTCCACCGTGCTGCTGGCCGCCGACCCCGACTTCACCGTCGGCACCCGCATGGAGAAGACCAACGAGATCGGCTTCGCCAACGGGCAGGGCGTCCGCTCGCTGCGCGTCCAGCTCCTCAACGGCAAGGCCAACATCAAGCGGGGCGACCGCCTGGTCACCTTCGGCTCCAGCCGGGACAAGCCGTTCGTGCCCGGCGTGCCCGTCGGCCGGGTCGTCCGGGTCGAGCCGTCCAACGGCGATCTGACCCGCAACCTCCAGGTGCGGCCCTTCGTGTCCTTCTCCCAGCTCGACATCGTCGGCGTGGTCGTCGCGCCGCCCCGCGAGGACCCGCGCGACACCGTGCTGCCGCCCGCGCCCGCGAAGCCCAAGCCGACGCCGACGGTCACCGTCACGGCCACCCCCTCCGCGAGCGCCTCCCCCAGGAGCTGACCGATGCGCATCAACCGGATCCTGCTCTCGGCCCCGCTGGTGGTCGTCGCCCTCGTCATCCAGGTCACCATGCTCGCCAGACTCCAGCTTCCCGGCGCGGTACCGGATCTGCTGCTGCTCGTCGTGCTCGGTCTGGCGCTGGTCTACGGCCATGTCGGCGGCGCCCTGGTCGGGTTCTTCGCCGGGCTGCTGGCCGACCTCGCCCCGCCCTCCGACCACGCCATCGGCCGCTATGCGCTGGTGCTCTGCGTCATCGGCTACGTCGCGGGCCTGACCAAGCCGGACTCCGGCCAGCACCGTTCGGCGACGCTGCCGCTGATCGTCGTCCTCGGCGCGGCCGTCGGCTCCACGCTGATGTACGCCGGCGTCGGCGCGCTGGTCGGCGACACCGCCGCCCGGCACGTCGGCATCGTCGGGCTGGTGCTCAGTGCCACCCTCTACGACCTGCTGCTGGCCCCGTTCACGGTGCCGTTGGTGATGGCGCTGGCGCGCAGAACCGAGGGCGATCTGCTGACCGGTGACGGTTCGAGCAGTACCAGCGGGGCCGGCGGCAGCCGCGACGCGGGCTACGGCTGGCTCACCACCGGCACGGGCCTGAAGGCCAGCCGCGGCGCCATGAAGTCCCTGCGCACGGGGACGGGCATCGGCAGCCAGCGCGGCAGTCTGCTCGGCAAGTCGGCCCGCGACAAGGTGGGCCGCATCAAGGGGGTCAAGCGACTGTGACGCCCTCCCCTCTCCCGACCACCACCCCTCGTGGAGGCGCTGCGCGCCATGAGTAATCTCCCGGAAACCCGGACCTCCCGGGTCGGCGTCCGGCTCATCGCGATCCAGATCCTGGTCTTCTCCCTGCTGCTGACCCTCGGCGGGCGGCTGTGGTATCTGCAGATCCGCAACGGCCAGGAGTACGCCACCGAGGCGAAGAACAACCACGTCCAGCAGGTCATCGAGCCCGCCACCCGCGGCTCCATCCTCGACGCGCGCGGGGTGCCGCTGGCCGACAACCAGACCCGTCTGGTCGTCTCCGCGAGCCGTACCGAACTGCTGAAGATGAAGGACGACGGCAAGGCCGTGCTCGGCCGGCTGGCCGACGTGCTCGGCATGTCCGAGAAGGAGATCCGCAACAAGGTCCGGCTGTGCGACGCCAAGACGCCGCAGCCGTGCTGGAACGGCTCGCCGTACCAGCCGATCCCGATCACCGACGAGGCCACCACCCAGCAGGCCCTCCAGATCCGGGAGCGCTCCGAGGACTTCCCCGGCATCAGCGCCGAGCCCACCGCCGTGCGCCGCTACGCCGAGCCCGGCAACGCCAACACCGCCCAGGTGCTCGGCTATCTCTCGCCGGTGACCGACGAGGAGATCAACAAGGCCAAGGACACCAGCTCGCCGTTCCTGCGCTCCGACCAGATCGGCCGGTCCGGTCTGGAGCGGACCTACGACCGCTACCTGCGGGGCAAGGCCGCCGTCACCCGCTACGAGGTCGACAACCTCGGCCGGGTCATCGGCCGGGCCGACAGCGAGAAGGGCCAGGGCGGCGCGAGCGTCGTCACCAGCATCGACGCGAGGGTCCAGGCCATAGCGGAGAAGCAGCTCGAACAGGCCATGAAGGACGCCCGCAAGGTGCACGACAAGAACACCGGCACCAACTACAAGGCCGACTCGGGCGCCGTGGTCGTGATGGAGGCCAAGACCGGCCGGGTGGTGGCGATGGCCTCCAACCCCGCCTACGACCCCAACGCCTGGGTCGGTGGCATCTCCGGCAAGGACTACGCCCACCTCACCGGCAAGGACTCCAACTACCCGCTGCTCAACCGCGCCATCCAGGGACAGGCCGCCCCCGGCTCGATCTTCAAGGTCATCTCGACCACGGCCGCGATCAACGCGGGCTACGACTTCAACGGCCACTACCCCTGCACCAGCTCGTACAGCATCGGCGGCCAGGTCTTCAAGAACTTCGAGGGCGAGGGCCACGGCGACATCAGCCTCGGCCGGGCGCTGGAGGTCTCCTGCGACACCGTCTTCTACCGGCTCTCGCACGACGAGTGGAAGAAGGACGGCGGGGACAAGCCCAAGAAGAACCCCAAGGACTGGTTCTACCGCACCGCCCACCAGTTCGGCCTGGGCAAGGAGACCGGCATCGACCTCCCCAATGAGGTCACCGGCCGGGTCCCCGACCGCAAGTGGAAGACCGACTTCTGGAAGGCCAACAAGGCCGGCTGGTGCGAGCAGGCCAAGGCCTGGCCCAAGAAGAAGGACTTCGGCACCAAGCTCGCCCGTGAGGGCTGCCTCGAAGGCATGAAGCTGCACGCCTACGACTCCATCAACTACGCGATCGGCCAGGGCGACACCCTCGTCACCCCGATCCAGATGGCGACCATCTACGGCGCGATCGCCAACGGCGGCACCCTCTACAACCCGACCGTCGGCAAGGCGATCGTCAGCCCCGACGGCAAGCGGGTGCAGCAGATCAAGCCCACGTCCCACGGCAAGCTGCCCGACAGCCCCAAGACGCTGCGGCAGATCGACTCCGCGCTGGCCGGTGTGGCCACCCGCGGTACCGCCGCCTGGCGCTTCCAGGGCTGGCCGCAGGACAAGATTCCGATGCACGCCAAGACCGGTACCGCCGAGGTCTACGGCAAGCAGACCACCTCGTGGTTCGCGACGTACACCAAGGACTACACGATCGTCATGACGATCGCTCAGGGTGGTACCGGCTCCGGCGCCTCCGGTCCGGCCGTGCGCAACATCTACAACGCCCTGTACGGAGTCGACGAGAAGGGGGGGATCAACCCGAAGGCCGCCCTGCTGCCGAAGCCCCAGGGCTCGCTCCCCAAGATCGAGGGTGACGGGACCATCCAGGCTCAGCCCATCAAGCCGTACGTCCCGCCGTCGCCGTCGCCGTCCGCATCGGAGAGCCCACAGTGACGACCAGCCATACCTCCCGGGCGTTCTCGATCCGGCGCTACACCCCCGAGCTCGGCACCTGGGGCAAGCTGACGGCGCGCGATTCGGTGCTGCGCAAGCTGGACTGGATACTGCTGCTGTCCTGCCTGGTGCTCTCGCTGATCGGCTCGCTGCTGGTCTTCTCCGCCACCCGCAACCGCACCGAGCTCAACCACGGCGACGAGTACTACTACTTCCTGCACCATCTGCTGAACCTCGGCATCGGCCTGGCGCTGACCGCCGGCACGATCTGGCTCGGGCACCGCACGCTCCGCGGCGCGGTCCCGATCCTCTACGGCCTGTCGGTGGTGCTGGCGCTGCTGGTGCTGACGCCCCTGGGCGCCACCATCAACGGATCGCGCTCCTGGCTCGCGATCCCCGGCGGCTTCTCGCTCCAGCCCGCCGAGTTCGCGAAGATCACCATCACGCTCGGCATGGCGATGATCCTGGCCTCCCGGGTCGACGCGGGCGACCGCCCGCACCCCGGCCACCGGACCGTCGTCCAGGCCCTCGCGCTGGCCGCCGTCCCCGTCGCCGTGATCATGCTGATGCCGGACCTCGGCTCGGTGATGGTGCTGGGCGCCGTCATCCTGGGCGTCCTGCTCTCCTCCGGCGCCTCCAACCGCTGGATCCTCGGGCTGGCCGGCACCGGCGTCGTGGGCTGTGTCGCGATCTGGCAGCTCGGACTGCTGGACGCCTACCAGATCGCCCGCTTCGCCGCGTTCGCCAACCCGAGCCTCGACCCTGCCGGTGTCGGCTACAACACCAACCAGGCCCGGATCGCGATCGGCGGCGGCGGACTGACCGGCTCCGGCCTCTTCCACGGCAGCCAGACCACCGGCCAGTTCGTCCCCGAACAGCAGACGGAC comes from the Streptomyces angustmyceticus genome and includes:
- the mrdA gene encoding penicillin-binding protein 2, which translates into the protein MSNLPETRTSRVGVRLIAIQILVFSLLLTLGGRLWYLQIRNGQEYATEAKNNHVQQVIEPATRGSILDARGVPLADNQTRLVVSASRTELLKMKDDGKAVLGRLADVLGMSEKEIRNKVRLCDAKTPQPCWNGSPYQPIPITDEATTQQALQIRERSEDFPGISAEPTAVRRYAEPGNANTAQVLGYLSPVTDEEINKAKDTSSPFLRSDQIGRSGLERTYDRYLRGKAAVTRYEVDNLGRVIGRADSEKGQGGASVVTSIDARVQAIAEKQLEQAMKDARKVHDKNTGTNYKADSGAVVVMEAKTGRVVAMASNPAYDPNAWVGGISGKDYAHLTGKDSNYPLLNRAIQGQAAPGSIFKVISTTAAINAGYDFNGHYPCTSSYSIGGQVFKNFEGEGHGDISLGRALEVSCDTVFYRLSHDEWKKDGGDKPKKNPKDWFYRTAHQFGLGKETGIDLPNEVTGRVPDRKWKTDFWKANKAGWCEQAKAWPKKKDFGTKLAREGCLEGMKLHAYDSINYAIGQGDTLVTPIQMATIYGAIANGGTLYNPTVGKAIVSPDGKRVQQIKPTSHGKLPDSPKTLRQIDSALAGVATRGTAAWRFQGWPQDKIPMHAKTGTAEVYGKQTTSWFATYTKDYTIVMTIAQGGTGSGASGPAVRNIYNALYGVDEKGGINPKAALLPKPQGSLPKIEGDGTIQAQPIKPYVPPSPSPSASESPQ
- the rodA gene encoding rod shape-determining protein RodA, whose amino-acid sequence is MRRYTPELGTWGKLTARDSVLRKLDWILLLSCLVLSLIGSLLVFSATRNRTELNHGDEYYYFLHHLLNLGIGLALTAGTIWLGHRTLRGAVPILYGLSVVLALLVLTPLGATINGSRSWLAIPGGFSLQPAEFAKITITLGMAMILASRVDAGDRPHPGHRTVVQALALAAVPVAVIMLMPDLGSVMVLGAVILGVLLSSGASNRWILGLAGTGVVGCVAIWQLGLLDAYQIARFAAFANPSLDPAGVGYNTNQARIAIGGGGLTGSGLFHGSQTTGQFVPEQQTDFIFTVAGEELGFLGAGLIIVLLGVVMWRACRIARESTELYGTIVAAGIIAWFAFQSFENIGMTLGIMPVTGLPLPFVSYGGTSMFAVWIAIGLLQSIRVQRPLSASR
- the mreD gene encoding rod shape-determining protein MreD, which translates into the protein MRINRILLSAPLVVVALVIQVTMLARLQLPGAVPDLLLLVVLGLALVYGHVGGALVGFFAGLLADLAPPSDHAIGRYALVLCVIGYVAGLTKPDSGQHRSATLPLIVVLGAAVGSTLMYAGVGALVGDTAARHVGIVGLVLSATLYDLLLAPFTVPLVMALARRTEGDLLTGDGSSSTSGAGGSRDAGYGWLTTGTGLKASRGAMKSLRTGTGIGSQRGSLLGKSARDKVGRIKGVKRL
- the mreC gene encoding rod shape-determining protein MreC, translated to MRDTRESRLLLVLLVAIAFALITVDIRGGEQSPLDGARQVAASAFGPVESGVARVVNPVGNAIGAVRDSGSRHDRITRLEHQNEALKAKLGSSDRNRSRAAQLDKILKIAGTGQYGIKGAQVIAIGSAQGFSWTITIDAGRRDGIARDMTVLNGDGLVGRVTTVGADTSTVLLAADPDFTVGTRMEKTNEIGFANGQGVRSLRVQLLNGKANIKRGDRLVTFGSSRDKPFVPGVPVGRVVRVEPSNGDLTRNLQVRPFVSFSQLDIVGVVVAPPREDPRDTVLPPAPAKPKPTPTVTVTATPSASASPRS